The Alnus glutinosa chromosome 1, dhAlnGlut1.1, whole genome shotgun sequence region TTTGTAGACTACTAGACTTGGCTCTTGATATGTAGAACTTCTCAACAAGTGCCATGTTTCAAGTATAAAAAATGTTGTTACTACAAGTagcttaattttaaattatagaaTAGCCTAATTTAACAAATTGCAGAATATAAAATTAGGCCTTAAAAAACTATGccaaaaaaatgttcaaaacaAAACAGGTCCAGTAGctaaaccaaaaaagaaaaaaagaaaaaaaaaagaggttctCGATTACCAGTTGGTGGAGGCGGTTAGCGATTTCTGCTAACTGCCTTTTCACCCCTACGGCCCAATGTGTCTTGAGATTGTGCAATAATTAagataaaattgtatttttaacattatCCTTTGTTATAACCAAGGGCTTTCTGAATTGTCGTAGTTGTTGGGTTCTGATCGATCAGACCGTTGATGCAGATATATAAAGATCACAATctttataaattaaagaaactgtAGTAGTAGTTCATTTCAACCAATAACTAAAGAATAGGAGAAATATTTGGAATATAATGCTCGTTATTCTATGTTGTATatcaatataaaaattattataaatttctcaCAATTTCTATAAATTATTTGTATCTTTCTTTCACAACAAATTTCCAAAGAGTGAGATCACGGCAAGGCATAGCTTGTTCACCAACACTTTCGTGGCACTCAAGTTTTACAAAAAGAGAAGGGTTGTAGGCCTATCTTTTTTGGGCAAATGGATCtcgtattttagattttttggaATTGGTAGAGGTTCTATTGCTATGCAATCTCTCTCTTAGACTGTTCAAATTTTTGTGAAGTTCGGATAGCCTAATAAATAGAGATCTTAGTTATTCCTCCATTTGAACATAGCGTTTTCATGCGATTTACCACcaaagtaaaaactaaaaaagaaaaaaaaaaaaaaaaaaaaagaagaagaagaagaagaagaagaagaagaaggatgctTTAGATTTCTTTAAATTACAATTCCTTCTCCACCATTCTAAGAAAATATTATTCTCCTTGGTGTCCAACACTTAAACTAAAGGAATATCTGGTTCAGCCTTAAACCAGCATGTTTCAGCTTTAGCCACTTAGCATAAGTATCACCTACCTTGCTTATATTCATAGTAGAGTAAAATTAAGAGACTGACGCTTTATTGAATTGGTTATCAAACAGCTGAAAGATTGTGATAGAAGAGATTAAAAGGCAAAGCTATAATTCAAAAGGCAGCACAAAAAGTAAAGAactgaaacaaaaaataaaaaataaaaatccaaccATTAGCACCAACAACTTTTTCCAATCCTAAAGCAAAGCATCTCAAGGTTACTTCTTCAGAAATGGCTGCCCCCATTGCGCCATTCATCATCTCCATCTCCCCAGTACAGTCATGGACAAGGCTAGCACTACTGGCTTCGTTTTTGCTTCAATGATCAGCAAAGTTTTGCTTCTCCTCGCATCAACTATCTTTCAAGGTATGTCCAAATCGACAAATAATGTCTGTATTCAAAATGTGCTGTGTGAAAAAAATAGCGGTagatgaaaatgttttttttttaaaatataattaagtgtttggtaaaatcgtaattctaacctttaaaatcatatgtatttaaaaatgcattccttgctcaaattgttattttctttcaaacgcAATCGCAAACAAAACATTTTAtacgattttatttaaaaacatgcTTTTGCTTGGGAAATCGAAATCTAAACATGTCACCATTTTGTTGATTAGGAGTGCAAGGAACGATTGGGATTGGGGTCAACTATGGCACAGTGGCAAACAATCTTCCTCCACCATCTGAAGTTGCCAAATTCCTTTTAGAATCGACCATTATAAACCGCGTCAGGCTCTTTGATGCCGACCCCGGAATATTGCAAGCCTTTGCTCACACTGGAATCGAAGTCACGATCACGGTGCCTAATGACCAAATCCCCAGCCTCACCAAGCTAAGCTTTGCCGAGCAATGGGTGAAAACCAATGTAGAACCTTATACACCCGCCACCAACGTCGTCCGAATTTTGGTAGGCAATGAAGTATTATCCACAGCCAATAAGGTGTTAATTGCAGGCCTTGTCCCGGCCATGCAGACCCTTCACACAGCTCTTGTCGCAGCCTCTTTGGACCGGCAAATTAAGGTTTCTACGCCCCACTCTTTGGGCATTTTGTCATCCTCAAGCCCACCGTCCACCGGCAAATTTAGACAAGGTTATGACACCCACGTGCTCAAACCATTGTTTACCTTCCTTAGGGCCACCAATGCACCTTTCATGGTAAATCCATATCCATTTTTTGGCTTCTCGCCGAACTCTCTGGATTATGCACTCTTTAGGCCCAATCCAGGGGTTTTTGATGAGAACACTAAGCTTCTATACACAAACATGTTGGATGCTCAATTGGATGCGGTTTTCTCAGCCATGAAACTATTGGGCTTTGATGACCTT contains the following coding sequences:
- the LOC133857043 gene encoding glucan endo-1,3-beta-glucosidase, with translation MDKASTTGFVFASMISKVLLLLASTIFQGVQGTIGIGVNYGTVANNLPPPSEVAKFLLESTIINRVRLFDADPGILQAFAHTGIEVTITVPNDQIPSLTKLSFAEQWVKTNVEPYTPATNVVRILVGNEVLSTANKVLIAGLVPAMQTLHTALVAASLDRQIKVSTPHSLGILSSSSPPSTGKFRQGYDTHVLKPLFTFLRATNAPFMVNPYPFFGFSPNSLDYALFRPNPGVFDENTKLLYTNMLDAQLDAVFSAMKLLGFDDLEIVIAETGWPSEGDSAQVGVSPESAADYNGNLVRHVHSGSGTPLMPNRTFETYIFALFNENLKPGPTGERNFGLFQPDMTPVYDVGILRPMARSSIPDRTPSPNASPSPDASAGPEASPGSGAPPIGPIPPVMGKQWCLPKAGVDPDTLQRNIDYVCGLGLNCGPIQEGGACFEPNTVRAHAAYAMNVYYQALGRYGYDCDFEQTGAITDVDPSYGRCKY